A window from Citrobacter amalonaticus encodes these proteins:
- the petA gene encoding ubiquinol-cytochrome c reductase iron-sulfur subunit, with protein sequence MVENKQPDKDIQQQRRNCLCKLTKFVGAAGVTAAVWPLISALGPDETTRGENEPIDVSLAGIAAGQTLRRIWQGKLILIHHRTPEEIVAARTGDHSTLVDPQSDSERVASDYPQWLVVQGYCPHAGCVPNTRPGGQGWICPCHGSEFDTSGRVTRGPATTNLAVPEFAFHPDGLTVRIGAKDV encoded by the coding sequence GTGGTGGAGAACAAACAGCCGGATAAAGACATTCAGCAGCAACGACGCAACTGCCTGTGCAAATTGACAAAATTTGTTGGCGCAGCGGGAGTGACCGCCGCCGTCTGGCCGTTAATTTCCGCATTAGGGCCGGACGAAACAACGCGCGGAGAAAATGAGCCGATAGACGTCTCGCTGGCGGGGATCGCCGCAGGACAAACCCTCAGACGCATCTGGCAAGGGAAGCTGATCCTCATCCATCATCGCACGCCGGAAGAGATTGTCGCGGCCCGCACGGGTGACCACAGCACGCTTGTCGATCCGCAATCGGACAGCGAACGGGTCGCGTCTGACTATCCGCAGTGGCTGGTTGTTCAGGGGTATTGTCCGCATGCCGGCTGTGTTCCCAATACCAGACCCGGTGGACAGGGCTGGATTTGCCCGTGTCACGGTTCGGAGTTTGATACGTCCGGACGGGTCACCCGCGGCCCCGCAACCACTAATCTGGCCGTTCCTGAGTTTGCCTTTCATCCTGATGGTCTGACCGTGCGTATAGGCGCTAAGGACGTGTGA
- a CDS encoding cytochrome b, protein MIRWRIPFPRSIAGVWLFAVGAILLVMLGIQILTGIVLAMFYVPTTSLAFDSIIHIMRAVSHGELLRNMHAIGASLFFFACYLHIFRGMYYSVYRRPYVTMWMVSVTLYVLLMITAFLGYSLIWGQKSYWAATVITSFARAIPVVGDGLYTLLVGGYAPGTPTLGRFYVLHFILPVVVVVMTIFHVRTVQSAFAHAMKRAFSEKASRRLLFDYRITDADAIKITLFLMLFTWFLFFAPHYLSSADNFIPADPTVTPAIVAPEWYFLPFFSILRCFPNELVGLVAMCGAVLIFYFLPWLDTSRARFRHYSKWVKWGFWLWVLNVCFLGWLGSKALVGPDLTEGIRNEEGWIRAVSQLSTIGYFAWFLLVLPCRRFLEKQD, encoded by the coding sequence ATGATCCGCTGGCGCATTCCTTTCCCGCGCTCCATCGCCGGTGTATGGCTGTTTGCCGTTGGTGCGATCCTGCTGGTGATGCTGGGAATACAGATCCTGACCGGTATCGTGCTGGCGATGTTTTACGTCCCGACGACATCGCTGGCGTTTGATTCCATCATCCACATCATGCGCGCGGTCAGTCACGGAGAGTTGCTGCGCAATATGCACGCCATCGGCGCATCGCTGTTTTTCTTTGCCTGCTATTTGCATATTTTCCGTGGCATGTATTACAGCGTCTACCGCAGACCGTATGTGACGATGTGGATGGTTAGCGTCACGTTGTACGTGCTGCTGATGATCACCGCGTTTCTTGGCTACAGCCTGATTTGGGGGCAAAAGAGCTACTGGGCAGCGACGGTGATCACCAGTTTCGCCCGCGCTATTCCGGTAGTGGGCGACGGGTTGTATACCTTGCTGGTAGGCGGCTATGCGCCTGGCACCCCTACGCTTGGGCGCTTTTACGTCCTGCACTTTATTCTTCCCGTTGTGGTCGTGGTGATGACGATTTTCCACGTCCGTACGGTACAGTCGGCCTTTGCTCACGCGATGAAACGGGCCTTCAGCGAGAAAGCGTCTCGTCGTCTGCTCTTCGATTACCGAATCACGGATGCAGATGCTATTAAAATCACGTTATTCCTGATGCTGTTCACCTGGTTTTTGTTCTTCGCGCCGCACTATCTGAGCAGCGCGGATAACTTCATCCCGGCGGATCCCACGGTGACTCCGGCGATTGTTGCCCCGGAATGGTACTTTCTCCCCTTCTTTTCCATTCTGCGCTGCTTCCCGAACGAACTCGTCGGGCTGGTGGCGATGTGCGGCGCGGTGCTGATCTTCTATTTTCTGCCGTGGCTGGATACCTCCCGCGCACGTTTTCGTCACTACAGCAAATGGGTGAAATGGGGTTTCTGGCTGTGGGTGCTGAACGTCTGTTTTCTTGGGTGGCTGGGATCAAAAGCCCTGGTTGGCCCCGATCTGACGGAGGGCATTCGTAATGAAGAGGGATGGATCCGCGCGGTCTCGCAACTGTCGACAATCGGCTATTTCGCCTGGTTTTTACTGGTGCTGCCCTGTCGTCGTTTTCTGGAAAAGCAGGACTGA
- a CDS encoding cytochrome c1 — translation MRQLLRCSMLWVVLCAMSPTFAQEPVPTRQEWSFSGLSGEYDKAQLRRGLQVYEEKCRACHGMKYLTFRTLTKPGGPELTTEDAKNLASGYVFPIIQDDGQPGERDGTLNDSFISPYLNDQEARHLNNGALPVDLSYIVRARTYDRGFPQFLLDAFIPYTEQGADYLFALLTGYLPDDPELKANRYYPGGVINMPKPLADGEIEWQSESHVAQTEEQYARDVTAFLTWAADPDLTARKHQGMYVMGYLAIMLALLWMMLRMKRRAQQ, via the coding sequence ATGAGACAATTACTCAGATGCAGCATGCTGTGGGTGGTACTCTGCGCGATGAGCCCCACATTCGCGCAAGAGCCTGTTCCCACGCGCCAGGAGTGGAGCTTCAGCGGTCTCTCCGGAGAATATGATAAGGCGCAATTGCGACGCGGTTTGCAGGTCTATGAAGAGAAGTGTCGGGCCTGTCACGGCATGAAATACCTGACGTTTCGCACGCTGACCAAACCTGGCGGCCCGGAACTAACGACAGAAGACGCGAAAAATCTCGCCAGCGGCTATGTCTTTCCGATTATTCAGGATGACGGTCAACCCGGTGAGCGGGACGGCACCCTGAACGACAGCTTTATTTCGCCTTATCTCAACGATCAGGAAGCGAGACACCTGAATAACGGCGCCCTGCCCGTGGATTTAAGTTATATCGTTCGCGCCCGAACCTACGATCGCGGCTTTCCGCAATTTCTGCTGGACGCGTTTATTCCCTACACTGAGCAAGGCGCGGATTACCTCTTCGCGCTCTTAACCGGTTATCTGCCTGATGACCCGGAACTGAAGGCGAATCGTTATTATCCTGGTGGGGTGATTAACATGCCAAAACCGCTGGCGGACGGCGAAATCGAATGGCAGTCAGAATCGCATGTCGCGCAAACTGAAGAACAATACGCACGGGATGTCACCGCCTTTCTGACCTGGGCGGCCGATCCCGACCTGACGGCGAGAAAACATCAGGGAATGTACGTCATGGGGTATCTCGCCATCATGCTGGCGTTATTATGGATGATGCTGCGGATGAAAAGACGCGCACAACAATAA
- the ychH gene encoding stress-induced protein YchH — protein sequence MKRKNASLLGNVLMGLGLVVMVVGVGYSILNQLPQFNLPQFFAHGAVLSIFVGAILWLAGARVGGHEQVSDRYWWVRHYDKRCRRNDNRRHS from the coding sequence ATGAAACGCAAAAACGCTTCGTTACTCGGTAATGTGCTCATGGGTTTGGGGTTAGTGGTTATGGTGGTTGGTGTGGGTTACTCCATTTTAAACCAGTTGCCGCAATTTAACCTGCCGCAATTTTTCGCACATGGTGCAGTGCTCAGTATCTTCGTCGGCGCCATTTTGTGGCTGGCGGGTGCCCGCGTAGGGGGGCATGAACAAGTCAGCGACCGCTACTGGTGGGTGCGCCATTACGACAAACGTTGCCGCCGTAACGATAATCGTCGTCACAGTTAA
- the pth gene encoding aminoacyl-tRNA hydrolase, with product MTIKLIVGLANPGAEYAATRHNAGAWYVDLLAERLRAPLREEPKFFGYTSRVSLEGEDVRLLVPTTFMNLSGKAVGAMASFYRINPDEILVAHDELDLPPGVAKFKLGGGHGGHNGLKDIISKLGNNPNFHRLRVGIGHPGDKNKVVGFVLGKPPVSEQKLIDDAIDEAARCTEVWFKDGLTKATNRLHAFKAQ from the coding sequence GTGACGATTAAACTGATTGTCGGCCTGGCGAACCCCGGCGCTGAATATGCAGCCACCCGACATAATGCGGGCGCATGGTACGTCGATTTACTGGCAGAGCGGTTGCGTGCTCCTCTGCGCGAAGAGCCGAAATTCTTTGGCTACACCTCCAGAGTCAGTCTGGAAGGTGAAGATGTCCGTTTATTAGTTCCCACCACGTTTATGAATCTGAGCGGCAAAGCGGTCGGCGCAATGGCGAGTTTTTATCGCATCAATCCCGACGAAATTTTAGTGGCCCACGATGAACTGGATCTTCCCCCTGGCGTGGCAAAATTTAAACTCGGCGGAGGTCATGGCGGACACAACGGGCTGAAAGACATTATCAGCAAGCTCGGCAATAACCCTAACTTTCATCGCTTACGTGTCGGAATCGGTCATCCGGGCGATAAAAATAAAGTTGTCGGCTTTGTATTAGGCAAACCGCCTGTTTCAGAACAGAAGTTAATTGATGACGCGATTGACGAAGCGGCGCGTTGCACTGAGGTATGGTTCAAAGACGGTTTGACCAAAGCAACGAATCGATTGCACGCCTTTAAAGCGCAATAA
- the ychF gene encoding redox-regulated ATPase YchF: MGFKCGIVGLPNVGKSTLFNALTKAGIEAANFPFCTIEPNTGVVPMPDPRLEQLAEIVKPQRILPTTMEFVDIAGLVKGASKGEGLGNQFLTNIRETEAIGHVVRCFENDNIIHVSGKVNPAEDIDVINTELALADLDTCERAIHRVQKKAKGGDKDAKAELAALEKCLPQLSEAGMLRSLDLTDEDKAAIRYLSFLTLKPTMYIANVNEDGFENNPYLDQVREIAAKEGSVVVPVCAAVEADIAELDDDERDEFMQELGLEEPGLNRVIRAGYKLLNLQTYFTAGVKEVRAWTIPVGATAPQAAGKIHTDFEKGFIRAQTIAFDDFITYKGEQGAKEAGKMRAEGKDYIVKDGDVMNFLFNV; encoded by the coding sequence ATGGGATTCAAATGCGGTATCGTCGGTTTGCCCAACGTCGGGAAATCTACCCTGTTCAACGCGCTGACCAAAGCCGGTATTGAAGCGGCAAACTTCCCATTCTGTACGATTGAGCCGAATACCGGCGTCGTGCCGATGCCCGACCCGCGTCTGGAGCAGCTGGCTGAGATCGTTAAACCGCAGCGTATCCTGCCGACCACAATGGAATTTGTTGATATTGCCGGTCTGGTAAAAGGCGCGTCCAAAGGTGAAGGTCTGGGTAACCAGTTCCTGACCAACATTCGTGAAACCGAAGCGATTGGCCACGTGGTGCGCTGCTTTGAAAACGACAACATTATTCACGTTTCGGGCAAAGTGAACCCGGCGGAAGATATTGACGTGATCAACACCGAGCTGGCGCTGGCGGATCTCGATACCTGCGAACGCGCTATTCACCGCGTACAGAAGAAAGCCAAAGGCGGCGATAAAGACGCAAAAGCCGAGCTGGCCGCGCTGGAAAAATGCCTGCCGCAACTCTCTGAAGCTGGCATGCTGCGTTCTCTGGATCTGACTGACGAAGATAAGGCGGCGATCCGCTACCTGAGCTTCCTGACGCTGAAACCGACCATGTATATCGCCAACGTGAACGAAGACGGTTTCGAAAACAACCCGTATCTCGATCAGGTACGTGAAATTGCCGCGAAGGAAGGTTCCGTCGTGGTTCCGGTGTGCGCCGCCGTTGAAGCGGACATCGCTGAACTCGACGATGACGAGCGCGACGAGTTCATGCAGGAACTGGGGCTGGAAGAACCGGGCCTGAACCGCGTGATCCGTGCTGGTTACAAGCTGCTGAACCTGCAGACCTACTTCACCGCTGGTGTGAAGGAAGTGCGTGCATGGACCATTCCTGTCGGCGCCACCGCACCGCAGGCGGCAGGTAAAATCCATACCGATTTTGAGAAAGGCTTTATCCGCGCACAGACGATCGCGTTTGACGACTTCATCACCTACAAAGGTGAACAAGGCGCGAAAGAAGCCGGTAAAATGCGTGCTGAAGGGAAAGATTACATCGTTAAAGATGGCGATGTGATGAACTTCCTGTTCAACGTCTAA
- a CDS encoding methyl-accepting chemotaxis protein yields MKINDFGVGTRMGVGFSIVLTLVVIMAVTGIVKLNGILKETHAITDRLLVLERLTGAWGAAIDYNGAMGLSVLTSSDDGIKKFAQSKMKVMSERVSAIQKELAELIVSDTGKSLLATVGDKRKLYIDIRNEAIRISEQGNGDATNAFIRQKLIPAMEVYSGSVKALENYDKAQIDEASGSIQENGSAAIQALIVLGVIAIVVGSLLAWFITRGITRPLLSAVNVAREVASGNLGIDVKVESRDQPGQLMLSLREMTESLRNTVRKVREGADSIALAAAEINSGNTDLASRTEEQAAGVEETASTLEELTATINNTAANTAQAHRYVSETASVVKQNGAVMSEVSSRMQEIYDSSSKMADIIQVIDGIAFQTNILALNAAVEAARAGESGRGFAVVAGEVRTLAQRSASAAREIKELIDDSVSRIASGRNLVEKADAGMMGIVSNVQNMTQLIEEIAQASREQSDGIAQINSAMGQIDTTTQQNAALVEESAAAASSMQEQSRVLQDMVSVFSLNEEGIQPVNMTSEKRVSRQRERNNGEKYVVSKKIASETDNWETF; encoded by the coding sequence ATGAAAATAAATGATTTTGGTGTTGGTACCCGAATGGGAGTTGGCTTCAGTATTGTTCTCACCCTTGTCGTTATTATGGCTGTAACGGGGATCGTTAAATTAAATGGCATATTGAAAGAAACCCATGCTATTACGGACAGGTTGCTGGTGCTGGAGCGACTCACGGGGGCGTGGGGGGCGGCAATTGACTATAATGGTGCGATGGGGCTATCTGTACTGACTTCCTCTGATGATGGAATTAAAAAATTTGCCCAGTCAAAGATGAAGGTAATGTCAGAGCGGGTGAGTGCCATTCAGAAGGAACTGGCAGAATTAATTGTCTCTGATACGGGTAAGTCACTCCTGGCGACCGTGGGGGATAAAAGAAAGCTGTACATCGATATCCGCAATGAGGCGATTCGCATCAGTGAACAAGGGAATGGTGATGCCACCAATGCATTTATTCGCCAGAAACTCATTCCCGCCATGGAGGTCTATTCCGGCAGCGTAAAAGCACTGGAAAATTACGATAAAGCACAAATTGATGAAGCCAGCGGGTCCATTCAGGAGAATGGCTCGGCGGCAATTCAGGCTCTGATTGTTCTTGGCGTCATCGCTATTGTCGTCGGCAGTCTGTTAGCGTGGTTTATCACACGTGGGATAACTCGCCCATTGCTGTCAGCCGTTAATGTGGCTCGGGAAGTGGCGTCCGGTAATCTGGGTATCGACGTCAAAGTGGAATCCCGAGACCAGCCTGGACAACTGATGCTCTCCCTGAGGGAAATGACAGAGAGTCTGCGTAATACGGTACGCAAGGTTCGTGAAGGGGCCGACAGCATTGCGTTAGCCGCGGCTGAAATTAATAGTGGTAACACCGATCTGGCCTCTCGCACGGAAGAGCAAGCGGCAGGGGTAGAAGAGACTGCCTCGACGCTGGAAGAGCTGACGGCAACTATTAACAATACTGCAGCAAACACGGCGCAGGCGCATCGTTACGTGAGTGAGACAGCCTCTGTCGTGAAACAGAATGGCGCCGTTATGAGTGAAGTGTCTTCCCGGATGCAGGAAATTTACGATTCCTCATCAAAAATGGCGGACATCATCCAGGTTATTGATGGTATAGCCTTCCAGACCAATATTCTGGCGCTGAATGCAGCAGTGGAAGCTGCGCGAGCGGGTGAATCCGGACGTGGTTTTGCTGTGGTGGCTGGAGAAGTCCGAACACTGGCACAACGCAGTGCGTCAGCTGCCCGTGAAATTAAGGAATTGATCGATGATTCTGTCTCCCGTATTGCCTCTGGCCGCAATCTGGTTGAAAAAGCAGATGCTGGCATGATGGGAATTGTTTCCAACGTTCAGAACATGACTCAACTGATTGAGGAAATCGCACAAGCGAGTCGGGAGCAGAGTGATGGGATTGCCCAAATCAACAGTGCGATGGGACAGATTGATACCACCACACAGCAAAATGCCGCGCTCGTTGAAGAGTCAGCTGCAGCTGCCTCTTCAATGCAGGAGCAGTCTCGTGTACTCCAGGATATGGTGAGCGTGTTCAGTTTGAATGAGGAAGGAATACAACCAGTAAACATGACCTCAGAAAAACGTGTTAGTCGCCAGAGGGAGAGGAATAATGGCGAAAAATACGTGGTGTCCAAAAAGATAGCTTCAGAAACAGACAACTGGGAAACTTTCTGA
- a CDS encoding RrF2 family transcriptional regulator: MLDYRFPTALQMVLSVAMAEQSGERSTSAILAYGLEANPSFIRKLMVPLTRDGIIVSTLGRNGSIHLGRPAEEITLRDIYLSVIEDKKLWASRPDVPARCVVSANACWYFKSIADEAEQASLEVLARHTVASALEKVKKADTSGCDPVPEIDTQSKKAH, from the coding sequence ATGTTAGATTACCGCTTCCCGACAGCTTTGCAGATGGTTCTCAGCGTAGCGATGGCGGAGCAATCGGGTGAACGTTCGACAAGTGCAATTCTGGCCTATGGTCTGGAAGCAAATCCGAGCTTTATTCGCAAATTAATGGTTCCGCTCACGCGTGACGGTATCATCGTCTCAACGCTTGGCCGCAACGGTTCTATTCATCTTGGTCGCCCGGCGGAAGAGATCACCCTGCGTGATATCTACCTTTCTGTTATCGAAGATAAAAAGCTATGGGCATCGCGTCCTGACGTACCGGCTCGCTGCGTGGTCAGCGCCAACGCTTGCTGGTACTTCAAATCTATCGCCGATGAAGCGGAGCAAGCTTCGTTAGAGGTATTAGCTCGCCATACCGTGGCAAGCGCGCTGGAGAAGGTCAAAAAAGCCGATACCAGCGGGTGCGATCCGGTCCCTGAGATTGATACCCAGTCTAAAAAAGCGCATTAA
- the oqxB gene encoding multidrug efflux RND transporter permease subunit OqxB: MDFSRFFIDRPIFAAVLSILIFITGLIAIPLLPVSEYPDVVPPSVQVRAEYPGANPKVIAETVATPLEEAINGVENMMYMKSVAGSDGVLVTTVTFRPGTDPDQAQVQVQNRVAQAEARLPEDVRRLGITTQKQSPTLTLVVHLFSPNGKYDSLYMRNYATLKVKDELARLPGVGQIQIFGSGEYAMRIWLDPNKVAARGLTASDVVTAMQEQNIQVSAGQLGAEPLPKESDFLISINAQGRLHTEEEFGNIVLKTTQDGTVVRLRDVARIEMGSGSYALRSQLNNKDAVGIGIFQSPGANAIDLSNAVRAKMDELSTRFPADMKWAAPYDPTVFVRDSIRAVVQTLLEAVVLVVLVVILFLQTWRASIIPLIAVPVSVVGTFSILYLLGFSLNTLSLFGLVLAIGIVVDDAIVVVENVERNIEEGLAPLAAAHQAMREVSGPIIAIALVLCAVFVPMAFLSGVTGQFYKQFAVTIAISTVISAINSLTLSPALAALLLKPHGAPKDFPTRLIDRLFGWIFRPFNRFFHRSSNGYQGLVGKTLGRRGAVFAVYLLLLCAAGVMFKAVPGGFIPTQDKLYLIGGVKMPEGSSLARTDAVIRKMSEIGMNTEGVDYAVAFPGLNALQFTNTPNTGTVFFGLKPFDQRKHSAAEINAEINAKIAQIQEGFGFSILPPPILGLGQGSGYSLYIQDRAGLGYGALQNAVNTMSGAIMQTPGMHFPISTYQANVPQLDVQVDRDKAKAQGVLLTDLFGTLQTYLGSSYVNDFNQFGRTWRVMAQADGQFRDSVEDIANLRTRNSQGEMVPIGSMVKITTTYGPDPVIRYNGYPAADLIGDADPRVLSSAQAMTQLDAMSKQILPNGMNIEWTDLSFQQATQGNTALIVFPVAVLLAFLVLAALYESWTLPLAVILIVPMTMLSALFGVWLTGGDNNVFVQVGLVVLMGLACKNAILIVEFARELEIQGKGIMEAALEACRLRLRPIVMTSIAFIAGTIPLILGHGAGAEVRGVTGITVFSGMLGVTLFGLFLTPVFYVTLRKFVTRGKPIRDVLPVS, from the coding sequence ATGGACTTTTCCCGCTTTTTCATCGACAGGCCGATTTTTGCCGCCGTCCTGTCGATTCTGATTTTTATCACCGGGTTAATCGCCATCCCGCTGCTGCCGGTGAGCGAATATCCTGACGTCGTGCCGCCAAGCGTGCAGGTGCGCGCGGAATACCCCGGCGCCAACCCGAAAGTGATTGCCGAGACCGTGGCGACGCCGCTGGAAGAGGCGATTAACGGCGTTGAGAACATGATGTACATGAAGTCCGTCGCGGGCTCCGACGGCGTGCTGGTGACCACCGTCACCTTCCGTCCGGGAACCGACCCGGATCAGGCGCAAGTGCAGGTGCAAAACCGCGTTGCGCAGGCCGAAGCGCGTCTGCCGGAAGACGTGCGGCGTTTGGGCATTACCACCCAGAAACAGTCCCCGACGCTGACGCTGGTGGTGCATCTGTTTTCGCCCAACGGTAAGTACGACTCCCTGTATATGCGTAACTACGCCACACTGAAGGTGAAGGACGAGCTGGCGCGCCTGCCGGGCGTCGGCCAGATCCAGATTTTCGGCTCGGGTGAATACGCGATGCGCATCTGGCTGGATCCCAACAAGGTGGCGGCGCGCGGGCTGACCGCGTCGGATGTGGTGACAGCGATGCAGGAGCAAAACATACAGGTGTCCGCCGGGCAGCTTGGTGCCGAGCCGCTGCCGAAAGAGAGCGATTTTCTGATCTCCATTAACGCCCAGGGCCGTCTGCATACGGAAGAAGAGTTTGGCAATATTGTCCTGAAAACGACGCAGGACGGTACGGTCGTCCGCCTGCGCGACGTGGCGCGTATCGAAATGGGGTCCGGCAGCTATGCGCTGCGTTCCCAGTTGAACAATAAAGACGCGGTCGGGATTGGTATCTTCCAGTCGCCGGGGGCGAACGCCATTGATTTGTCTAACGCGGTACGCGCGAAAATGGACGAACTGTCCACGCGCTTCCCGGCAGATATGAAGTGGGCGGCACCTTACGATCCGACGGTCTTTGTGCGTGATTCGATCCGTGCGGTGGTGCAAACGCTACTGGAAGCGGTGGTGCTGGTGGTGCTGGTGGTGATCCTGTTCCTGCAAACCTGGCGCGCGTCGATTATTCCGCTGATCGCGGTGCCGGTGTCGGTGGTGGGTACTTTCAGCATTCTCTACCTGCTGGGCTTCTCGCTGAATACCCTGAGTTTGTTCGGGTTGGTATTAGCCATCGGTATCGTGGTGGACGACGCCATCGTGGTGGTGGAAAACGTCGAGCGAAACATTGAAGAGGGGCTTGCGCCGCTTGCGGCAGCGCACCAGGCGATGCGAGAAGTGTCCGGGCCGATTATCGCGATTGCGCTGGTGCTGTGTGCGGTGTTTGTGCCGATGGCGTTTCTCTCGGGCGTCACCGGGCAGTTCTACAAGCAGTTTGCGGTGACGATCGCGATTTCCACGGTCATCTCTGCCATTAACTCGCTGACGCTCTCTCCGGCACTGGCGGCACTGCTGTTAAAACCGCACGGCGCGCCGAAAGATTTCCCGACCCGGCTAATCGATCGTCTGTTCGGCTGGATTTTCCGTCCGTTTAACCGCTTTTTCCACCGCAGCTCGAACGGCTATCAGGGGCTGGTGGGTAAAACGCTGGGACGACGCGGCGCGGTATTTGCGGTGTATCTGCTGCTGCTTTGTGCCGCAGGCGTCATGTTTAAAGCGGTGCCCGGCGGGTTTATCCCGACGCAGGATAAGCTGTATCTGATTGGCGGCGTGAAAATGCCGGAAGGTTCGTCGCTGGCGCGCACCGACGCGGTGATCCGCAAAATGAGCGAAATCGGGATGAATACCGAAGGCGTGGACTATGCGGTTGCGTTCCCGGGGCTGAACGCGCTGCAGTTCACCAACACGCCGAATACCGGGACGGTCTTCTTCGGCCTGAAGCCGTTCGATCAGCGTAAACATTCCGCGGCGGAAATTAACGCGGAGATCAACGCGAAAATTGCGCAAATTCAGGAAGGTTTTGGCTTCTCCATTCTGCCGCCGCCGATATTAGGGTTGGGGCAGGGCTCCGGGTATTCGCTGTATATCCAGGATCGCGCAGGTCTGGGTTATGGCGCGCTGCAAAACGCGGTGAATACCATGTCCGGGGCGATTATGCAGACGCCGGGAATGCATTTTCCGATCTCAACTTATCAGGCTAACGTTCCGCAGCTGGATGTACAGGTCGATCGTGATAAGGCGAAAGCGCAGGGCGTGTTGCTGACCGACCTTTTCGGTACGCTGCAAACCTATCTGGGCTCGTCGTACGTGAATGACTTCAACCAGTTTGGCCGTACCTGGCGCGTGATGGCGCAGGCTGACGGGCAGTTCCGCGACAGTGTGGAAGACATAGCCAATTTACGCACCCGTAATAGCCAGGGCGAAATGGTGCCAATTGGCAGTATGGTGAAAATCACGACCACCTACGGGCCGGATCCGGTAATCCGCTACAACGGCTACCCGGCGGCGGATCTGATTGGCGATGCCGACCCGCGCGTGCTCTCGTCTGCGCAGGCGATGACGCAGCTGGACGCGATGTCTAAGCAGATCCTGCCGAACGGGATGAACATTGAATGGACGGATCTAAGCTTCCAGCAGGCCACCCAGGGCAACACGGCGCTGATCGTCTTCCCGGTCGCGGTGCTGCTGGCGTTCCTGGTCCTGGCGGCGCTGTATGAAAGCTGGACGCTGCCGCTGGCGGTGATCCTTATCGTCCCGATGACCATGCTCTCCGCGCTGTTTGGCGTCTGGCTGACCGGTGGCGATAACAACGTGTTCGTGCAGGTGGGGCTGGTGGTGCTGATGGGGCTGGCCTGTAAAAACGCGATTCTTATCGTGGAGTTTGCCCGCGAGCTGGAAATTCAGGGCAAAGGCATCATGGAAGCCGCGCTGGAAGCGTGCCGCCTGCGTTTACGCCCGATTGTGATGACCTCTATCGCCTTTATTGCCGGGACCATTCCGCTGATCCTTGGCCATGGCGCGGGCGCAGAAGTGCGCGGCGTCACCGGGATCACGGTCTTCTCCGGGATGCTGGGCGTGACGCTGTTTGGTCTGTTCCTGACGCCGGTGTTTTACGTGACGCTGCGTAAGTTCGTTACGCGCGGTAAACCGATAAGGGATGTTTTGCCGGTTTCTTAA